The proteins below come from a single Holdemania massiliensis genomic window:
- a CDS encoding YbaK/EbsC family protein has product MALEQARAYLEIWGCAEQIIELKHSSATVALAAEALGTEAARIAKTLAFWVDGKPVLIVTAGDQKIDNAKFKAFFHVKAKMLGQAEVDVQIGHPVGGVCPFGIQPGIPVYLDVSLQRFETVFPACGSGNSAIELTPERLFEIAQAETWTDVCK; this is encoded by the coding sequence ATGGCGTTAGAACAAGCAAGAGCCTATCTGGAAATCTGGGGCTGTGCCGAACAGATTATCGAATTGAAGCATTCCAGCGCAACGGTTGCCTTGGCTGCGGAAGCGTTGGGAACAGAAGCCGCGCGGATTGCGAAAACCTTGGCGTTTTGGGTTGATGGCAAGCCGGTGTTGATTGTAACCGCCGGAGATCAGAAGATCGACAATGCGAAATTCAAGGCTTTCTTTCATGTCAAGGCCAAGATGCTGGGACAAGCAGAAGTGGATGTTCAGATCGGTCATCCCGTCGGCGGGGTGTGTCCGTTTGGGATTCAGCCAGGGATTCCTGTATATCTGGATGTATCGCTGCAGCGATTTGAAACCGTCTTTCCTGCCTGCGGCAGCGGCAACAGCGCGATTGAGCTGACGCCGGAACGGCTGTTTGAGATTGCCCAGGCTGAAACCTGGACTGATGTATGTAAGTAA
- a CDS encoding sensor histidine kinase gives MSKLTTKLVLMFGVVIVSYAVILVYNFSHFTADVLNSHHVDIIFRGAENVAETFERMLPEKTGPENFIQSIKSLENVEYSLAMLSDISDYSYSLCDRNGQYLYLNDNQLIEKQDISLIPEAETVRDSALAGESSCIEFPTSDGHIIAGAAPIQNVSGETVGIILILHQASDSIAMQSKINSFLFGLTLVVLLLLLLVIVFMSNRFTAPIRKITLIAKELAQGNLTIQTHIHQKDEIGELAYSMDQLAIELRKSKEIQKNEAKMHDNFLADISHELKTPVTVIRGSLEALADGVIKNPEDVAAYYQQMLSESRYLQKLIQDLLMISTLKTKEFKIKQEPVHLSEVMSDTAMSARGMAMKKKIQFVTQAPENDFVMLGDYELIRKLLMLILDNAVKYTESGKSIYYYQTQKGEIVIQDEGVGMDQEALSNIFKRFYRQGKGIECGSSGMGLAIAKEIAVRHQIEIQVASKLGVGTTFTLIFPIDHDQGK, from the coding sequence ATGAGCAAGCTGACAACTAAGTTAGTGCTGATGTTCGGCGTAGTCATTGTGAGCTATGCCGTGATTTTAGTTTACAATTTTTCGCATTTTACAGCGGATGTTTTAAACTCGCATCATGTCGATATTATTTTCCGCGGGGCAGAAAACGTAGCGGAAACGTTTGAACGGATGCTTCCGGAGAAGACGGGACCGGAGAATTTCATTCAGTCGATCAAGAGCCTGGAAAATGTGGAGTACAGTTTGGCGATGCTTTCGGATATTAGTGATTACAGCTATTCGCTGTGTGATCGAAATGGTCAATATCTCTACTTAAATGACAATCAGCTGATTGAAAAGCAGGATATCAGTCTGATTCCGGAAGCGGAAACCGTTCGGGATTCAGCGCTGGCGGGAGAAAGCTCCTGCATCGAGTTTCCCACTTCCGACGGGCATATCATTGCCGGTGCGGCGCCGATTCAAAATGTCAGCGGGGAAACGGTCGGCATCATTCTGATTCTGCATCAGGCCAGCGATTCCATCGCGATGCAGTCCAAGATCAACAGCTTTCTGTTTGGCTTGACGCTGGTAGTTTTACTGCTGCTTCTGCTGGTCATCGTTTTTATGTCGAATCGCTTCACTGCTCCAATCCGCAAGATCACGCTGATCGCCAAGGAGCTGGCGCAGGGGAATTTAACGATCCAGACTCATATTCATCAGAAGGATGAAATCGGAGAGCTGGCTTATTCGATGGATCAGCTTGCGATTGAGCTTCGCAAAAGTAAGGAAATTCAGAAAAATGAAGCGAAAATGCACGATAACTTCCTGGCGGATATTTCCCATGAGCTGAAAACACCGGTCACCGTGATCCGCGGTTCACTGGAAGCTCTGGCCGATGGTGTGATCAAAAATCCAGAGGATGTCGCAGCTTATTATCAGCAGATGTTATCAGAAAGCCGATATTTACAAAAACTGATTCAGGATCTGTTGATGATCTCAACGTTAAAAACCAAGGAATTCAAGATTAAACAAGAGCCCGTGCATCTGTCTGAGGTGATGTCGGACACGGCGATGAGCGCCCGCGGCATGGCGATGAAAAAGAAAATCCAATTCGTAACGCAGGCACCGGAAAATGATTTTGTCATGCTTGGCGATTACGAATTGATCCGCAAGCTGCTGATGTTGATTTTGGACAATGCGGTAAAATATACAGAATCCGGCAAGTCGATCTATTATTATCAAACGCAAAAGGGGGAGATTGTGATTCAGGATGAAGGTGTGGGGATGGATCAGGAAGCCCTCTCCAACATCTTCAAACGGTTTTATCGTCAGGGAAAGGGGATTGAATGCGGCAGCTCCGGCATGGGATTAGCGATCGCCAAAGAAATTGCCGTTCGGCATCAGATTGAGATTCAGGTTGCGAGCAAACTTGGCGTAGGAACCACGTTTACTCTGATCTTTCCGATTGATCATGATCAGGGAAAATGA
- a CDS encoding response regulator transcription factor: protein MKTILIVDDNESICNILYHYGKEAGYTMLIAHNGQEGLAYFTNYKPDVILLDVMLPDIDGFEVCQCIRKVSRVPILMITAKTADQDRVMGLDIGADDYILKPFSCQEVMARIRAVLRRTEENPEQADFVYGNLMIQESRNLVSLDGKPINLTKKEMELLVLLASHPGRVYSREILLDLVWGYSGESYDRAVDSCVKRLRAKLDEVPHPCFSIKTIWGVGYSFAYEEKKHEQADN, encoded by the coding sequence ATGAAAACGATTTTAATAGTGGATGACAACGAATCCATCTGCAACATTTTGTATCATTATGGAAAAGAAGCGGGCTATACGATGCTGATCGCACACAACGGACAGGAAGGCCTGGCCTATTTCACCAACTACAAGCCGGATGTGATCCTGTTGGACGTTATGCTTCCGGATATCGACGGCTTTGAAGTCTGTCAATGTATCCGCAAGGTATCCCGTGTTCCGATCCTGATGATTACCGCCAAGACAGCGGATCAGGATCGGGTTATGGGACTGGATATCGGCGCGGATGATTATATTCTCAAACCCTTTTCCTGCCAGGAAGTCATGGCGCGGATTCGCGCGGTGCTGCGTAGAACCGAGGAAAATCCGGAACAAGCCGACTTTGTCTATGGCAATTTAATGATTCAGGAAAGCCGGAATTTAGTTAGTCTGGATGGTAAACCGATCAATCTGACCAAGAAGGAAATGGAGCTGCTTGTCCTGCTTGCTTCCCATCCCGGCCGGGTTTATTCCCGTGAGATTCTGTTGGATCTGGTCTGGGGCTACAGTGGGGAGAGTTATGATCGGGCAGTGGATTCCTGTGTGAAGCGGCTGCGCGCCAAACTGGATGAAGTTCCGCATCCCTGTTTCTCAATCAAAACGATCTGGGGCGTAGGCTACAGCTTTGCTTACGAGGAAAAGAAGCATGAGCAAGCTGACAACTAA
- the proC gene encoding pyrroline-5-carboxylate reductase gives MTTIGWIGTGNMASAIIRGITQKTQDYTMAAYSPNLAGKTDFPAQKLTSAAEVAKVSDILFLAVKPYKMAEVLEEIKDVLKPETLVVSIAVSLTLDWYAQRLGQDVSIVRTLPNTCAAVGEGFTALTFNAKVTEAEKQQVISLFVMTGKTAVIEEAQMNAVSALTGSTPALIYMVIEAMADAAVKHGIPRAQAYAMAAQAVKGAGAMVSETGLHPGVLKDQVCSPSGSTIVGVEKAEVLGLRSAMLEAVDAIIAKTNQISG, from the coding sequence ATGACAACAATTGGCTGGATTGGTACCGGCAACATGGCATCGGCGATCATTCGCGGCATCACGCAGAAAACGCAGGACTACACGATGGCAGCATATTCACCGAATTTAGCGGGAAAGACGGATTTCCCTGCTCAAAAGCTCACTTCGGCAGCCGAGGTGGCGAAGGTCAGCGACATCTTATTTTTAGCGGTCAAGCCGTATAAGATGGCGGAAGTCCTTGAGGAGATTAAGGATGTGCTGAAGCCGGAAACGCTGGTGGTTTCGATTGCGGTTTCTCTGACCTTGGACTGGTATGCCCAGCGGTTAGGGCAGGATGTATCAATTGTGCGAACCTTGCCGAATACCTGCGCTGCGGTTGGTGAAGGCTTCACCGCACTCACCTTCAACGCAAAAGTAACCGAAGCGGAGAAACAACAGGTGATTTCTTTATTTGTGATGACTGGGAAAACCGCTGTCATTGAAGAGGCTCAGATGAATGCGGTATCGGCGCTGACCGGCAGTACCCCAGCCTTAATTTACATGGTGATTGAAGCCATGGCCGACGCTGCGGTTAAGCATGGAATACCCCGCGCACAAGCGTATGCGATGGCCGCCCAAGCCGTCAAAGGGGCAGGCGCGATGGTGAGTGAAACGGGTCTGCATCCAGGTGTGTTAAAGGATCAGGTTTGTTCCCCTTCAGGCAGCACGATTGTCGGTGTGGAAAAAGCGGAAGTGCTGGGTTTGCGCTCAGCGATGCTGGAAGCGGTTGACGCAATCATTGCGAAAACAAATCAGATCAGCGGATAA
- a CDS encoding FAD-dependent oxidoreductase, whose amino-acid sequence MKKLIRLALCLLIAASVTGCSNSGTTSTPTPSTSASTLTPGTYTATVTGHNAPITIEVTVNDHAIESIQVIESSETTGIGTNAMDQLTNDIIANQTVNLDTITGSTITSATFMAAVKDALTQAGADLSTSFNTEVAAEALNDSYDCDVLVIGGGGSGITAAVRAAQTGADVICIEKNGFIGGDTVLNAGTMVATNSRIQKEVLNETNDSSELLYQDIMQVGLQKNDPVLVKLLADNIGECIDWLTDDLKIAYDAAATQYPDHSASRQIGVVGRSVSFLDQMKDLLAQNNGQLFTDVRASKLLTDDSGAVVGAMATDATGKEVTINAKSVVLATGSFGANQKLLPETLNGYLFYGRDSDTGDGLVMGEEVGAATINLDLVKVYAQGVEKLPTKGLAATASSTAATAGHGAIYVNSKGERVVSEVGTLSEITNATTAQEDKILYLVMDEEAYAAYLAKSVEDKLIPSEASIEDWYSVSNNGKPIIVKGDDLSALAGQMGIDAEGLSATVAEYNDMCAAGKDTQFNKPEPVALKEGTYVIVEQKPRFATTLGGLKANENLQIVDTDGNPIANLYGAGCVVGGANGADSMTAMMQGWANFSGYTAGTNAAKNAGK is encoded by the coding sequence ATGAAAAAGCTTATTCGTCTGGCTTTGTGCCTGCTTATTGCGGCTTCGGTTACCGGCTGCAGCAATTCAGGAACAACCAGCACCCCAACTCCCTCAACGTCAGCTTCGACGCTGACGCCGGGTACGTATACCGCAACGGTTACGGGTCATAACGCCCCAATTACGATTGAAGTCACGGTCAACGACCACGCGATCGAATCCATTCAGGTCATTGAATCTTCGGAGACCACCGGAATTGGAACCAACGCGATGGATCAGCTGACAAACGACATCATCGCTAATCAGACAGTGAATCTGGATACGATCACCGGATCGACGATTACCAGCGCTACCTTCATGGCTGCCGTCAAAGACGCGCTGACCCAGGCTGGAGCGGACTTGAGCACCAGCTTCAACACAGAAGTCGCTGCAGAAGCGTTGAATGACAGCTATGACTGCGACGTATTGGTCATCGGCGGAGGTGGATCCGGAATCACCGCTGCCGTGCGGGCGGCACAGACCGGCGCGGACGTTATTTGTATCGAAAAGAACGGCTTCATCGGCGGCGATACGGTCCTCAATGCCGGAACGATGGTTGCGACCAACTCCCGGATTCAAAAAGAGGTCTTAAACGAAACCAACGATTCTTCTGAACTGCTGTATCAGGATATCATGCAGGTCGGTCTGCAAAAGAACGATCCTGTCTTAGTCAAGCTGCTGGCTGACAACATTGGCGAATGCATCGACTGGCTGACGGATGATTTGAAGATTGCCTACGATGCCGCAGCTACGCAGTATCCGGATCATTCTGCTTCCCGGCAGATCGGCGTTGTCGGCCGTTCAGTTTCCTTCTTAGATCAGATGAAGGATCTGCTTGCCCAAAACAACGGCCAGCTGTTCACGGATGTTCGGGCTTCCAAGCTTCTGACCGATGACAGCGGTGCCGTCGTGGGTGCCATGGCTACCGATGCTACGGGAAAAGAAGTGACGATTAACGCCAAATCCGTTGTTCTGGCAACCGGCAGCTTCGGCGCCAATCAGAAATTACTGCCGGAAACCCTGAACGGTTATCTGTTCTACGGTCGTGACAGCGACACCGGCGACGGCTTAGTCATGGGTGAAGAAGTCGGCGCAGCCACGATCAATCTGGATCTGGTCAAGGTTTATGCTCAGGGCGTCGAAAAGCTGCCGACCAAAGGTCTGGCCGCGACGGCCAGCTCGACGGCAGCCACGGCAGGTCATGGTGCGATTTATGTGAACTCCAAGGGTGAGCGAGTCGTCAGTGAAGTCGGTACTTTAAGTGAAATCACTAACGCCACTACAGCTCAGGAAGACAAAATTCTTTACCTGGTTATGGATGAAGAGGCATATGCCGCGTATCTTGCCAAATCTGTTGAGGACAAGCTGATCCCTAGCGAAGCTTCCATCGAAGATTGGTATTCCGTATCCAACAACGGCAAACCGATCATTGTCAAAGGGGATGATCTGAGTGCGCTGGCCGGACAGATGGGCATTGATGCCGAAGGTCTGAGTGCGACAGTCGCAGAATACAACGACATGTGCGCCGCTGGCAAAGACACACAGTTCAACAAGCCGGAACCCGTTGCCCTGAAGGAAGGTACCTATGTCATCGTTGAACAGAAGCCACGCTTCGCAACAACATTAGGCGGCTTAAAAGCCAATGAGAACCTCCAGATCGTGGATACAGACGGCAATCCGATTGCCAACCTCTATGGTGCAGGCTGTGTTGTCGGCGGTGCCAATGGTGCAGATTCCATGACAGCGATGATGCAGGGCTGGGCTAATTTCTCGGGCTACACTGCAGGCACCAACGCTGCGAAAAACGCCGGGAAATAA
- a CDS encoding ATP-binding protein, translating to MISRDQYLNNLIRLKDKEVIKVVTGIRRCGKSTLFELYQEYLMNHGVSAQQIIKFNLEDGDYAEIEEYKALYQLVKDKIVPDKMNYIFLDEVQRVKDFQKAVDSLYIKKNCDVYITGSNAFLLSGELATLLSGRYMEIKMLPLSFKEYCSVFPTDRNIDRLYQQYLIDSSFPYVLQLDHQRDIRQYLEGIVDSIILKDIVACNRISDVNMLQSVVRFLFDNIGNLCSTKKIADTMTSAGRKITVHTVERYCTALIDSFIFYRVGRYDIKGKQYLKTGDKYYAADVGLRTTVLGRKKADDGHILENIVYLELLRRGYEVYVGKIGSVEVDFIAIGEEGEEYYQVAYTVNDADGKTLKRELEPLDAIKDHNPKYLLTMDPVPFVSHNGIKQINVLDWLLR from the coding sequence ATGATTTCCAGAGATCAGTATTTAAATAATTTAATTCGGTTGAAAGATAAAGAAGTCATCAAAGTAGTCACCGGAATCCGGAGGTGTGGGAAATCAACATTATTCGAACTTTATCAGGAATATTTGATGAATCATGGGGTTTCCGCTCAACAAATCATAAAATTCAATTTGGAAGACGGTGATTATGCTGAGATAGAAGAATATAAGGCACTTTATCAGTTAGTAAAAGACAAAATAGTGCCGGATAAAATGAACTACATTTTTTTGGATGAAGTTCAGCGGGTCAAAGATTTTCAAAAAGCCGTCGATAGCTTGTATATAAAAAAGAATTGTGATGTTTATATTACAGGCTCGAATGCGTTTTTGCTTTCTGGTGAACTAGCGACATTGTTGTCAGGACGATATATGGAAATTAAAATGTTGCCATTATCCTTTAAGGAGTATTGTTCGGTTTTTCCTACGGACAGAAATATTGATCGGCTTTATCAACAATATCTGATAGACAGTTCTTTTCCCTATGTTCTCCAGTTAGATCATCAAAGAGATATTCGGCAGTATCTGGAAGGAATTGTGGATTCGATTATTTTAAAGGACATTGTTGCCTGTAATCGAATTTCTGATGTGAATATGCTTCAAAGTGTTGTGCGTTTCCTATTTGATAATATTGGGAATTTGTGTTCTACAAAAAAAATCGCAGATACCATGACCTCAGCGGGGCGTAAAATTACAGTGCATACGGTCGAACGTTACTGCACAGCTTTGATTGATAGTTTTATTTTCTATCGTGTAGGCCGATATGATATCAAAGGAAAACAGTATCTTAAAACCGGGGATAAATATTATGCCGCTGATGTGGGACTTAGAACCACGGTTTTGGGAAGAAAAAAGGCGGACGATGGGCATATTTTAGAAAACATCGTCTATTTAGAATTACTGCGTCGTGGTTATGAGGTCTATGTCGGCAAAATTGGCAGTGTTGAGGTGGATTTTATTGCCATTGGGGAAGAAGGCGAGGAATATTATCAAGTAGCCTATACCGTCAATGATGCTGATGGAAAAACACTGAAGCGCGAACTGGAACCGCTGGATGCGATTAAAGATCACAATCCAAAATATTTGCTGACAATGGATCCTGTTCCCTTTGTTTCCCACAATGGGATCAAGCAAATCAATGTTCTTGACTGGCTTTTGAGATAA